TATGGATGATGAAAAAATGGCATCTCTTGTTTATATCAGTATGGCCGTAGTTGTTTATGTTATTGAACAAGAAAAGAAACAAAAAAACATCGCTCAACAAGCCGTTACAAATGCCTGAGATTAACCTTTCACCTATAGTTGTATTTGATGTTGGTGCCCGCAGCGGATTTGGTTTGCTTAATAACTTGTCTTCTAAATTAGATGTTTATTGCTTTGAGCCGGAACCAACTTCCTTCCAGGAATTACAAACTTTTTACGCAGAACACAATCCATTTAATACGATACAACTCTTGAATATTGCTCTTTGCAATACGAATGGTGAGGCGACACTCCATCTAACTAAACACCTGGATATGTGCTCCTTACTTGAGCCGGATGTTGAACAGTTTAAAAGAGAATTTCAGCAAGTACCCAATAGCCAAAATTGGTTTGATAGCCTAATGCTGCTGGAAAAAATCAACGTCAAAACGGAACGGATTGATGACTTTGCTTTAAAAAACAAAATATCCAATATTGATTTCCTGAAGATTGATACACAAGGCACAGAACTTGAAGTTTTAAAAGGCGCAGAGCATTATTTGACT
This Bacteroidota bacterium DNA region includes the following protein-coding sequences:
- a CDS encoding FkbM family methyltransferase, translated to MPEINLSPIVVFDVGARSGFGLLNNLSSKLDVYCFEPEPTSFQELQTFYAEHNPFNTIQLLNIALCNTNGEATLHLTKHLDMCSLLEPDVEQFKREFQQVPNSQNWFDSLMLLEKINVKTERIDDFALKNKISNIDFLKIDTQGTELEVLKGAEHYLTSKKISVIKVEASLANMYKNQAFFKDVDAFLREKGYIFLDLIFPQKNNKKWWQKVLKLDKKNQAPIGDAYYILDFENQQNESKSPQKRKGVVNHPKSWN